A single Zootoca vivipara chromosome 1, rZooViv1.1, whole genome shotgun sequence DNA region contains:
- the ICA1L gene encoding islet cell autoantigen 1-like protein isoform X1: protein MDTFKQGNLEDQSVVSRMQKKYWKTKQVLIKVTGKKEDEHVVASDAELDAKIEVFHNIQVTCTDLLKTIEKYQQRLNDLSEQENELGLFLKLQADQGEAQIDKMTDATGQALCCSSHQRLALCTALSRLGQELATFSRRAVSDTLLTINRMEQARTEYRGALLWMKDASQELDPDTCKQMETFRKVQMQVRNTKAQFDKLKMDVCQKVDLLGASRCNMLSHGLAVYQMTFLHFCEKTVQKMNEINEGFVHLHSYHQNACEQLQKLINQSTEEEKENAEGETTSEMLDKLIVLDEDASEILSDSGSDETKENLCQMSKSGDPCIPEKEFSIDSLEEDFERDFSFLENLSSPSSSSRGNIIQECQTAADSRFMDLPVEEPATEAKSLVHSSGFLPSQLLDFGLHTAGGFNSWIAQSEFLDPFSKPEPEKQQGPSPTSPKMPQKSVEKTSSQDMSAWFRAFADLDPLSNPDAVGRSDDDLLTA from the exons ATGGACACCTTCAAGCAAGGCAACCTGGAAGACCAGTCAGTCGTCAGCAGGATGCAGAAAAAatactggaaaacaaaacaagttttAATAAAGGttacaggaaagaaagaagatgagcaTGTGGTAGCATCTGACGCAGAATTAGATGCAAAAATAGAG gttTTTCACAACATTCAAGTGACCTGTACAGATCTTCTGAAGACAATTGAAAAATACCAGCAGAGACTTAATG ATCTATCTGAGCAGGAAAACGAACTAGGgctttttttaaagttgcaaGCAGATCAGGGTGAAGCTCAAATTGACAAGATGACTGATGCCACTGGCCAGGCCCTCTGTTGTTCTTCCCATCAAAG GCTAGCTCTTTGCACGGCTTTGTCTCGCCTCGGACAAGAACTTGCAACCTTTAGTCGGAGGGCTGTGTCAGATACTTTGCTTACAATCAATCGAATGGAGCAGGCACGCACAGAGTATAGAGGGGCTTTGCTGTGGATGAAGGATGCTTCGCAAGAACTGGACCCAGACACTTGCAAACAAATGGAAACATTCAGAAAA GTGCAGATGCAGGTAAGAAATACCAAAGCACAGTTTGATAAGCTGAAGATGGATGTTTGTCAGAAGGTGGATCTTCTTGGAGCCAGCCGCTGTAATATGCTGTCACATGGTCTTGCTGTCTACCAG ATGACCTTTTTGCATTTCTGTGAAAAGACTGTTCAAAAGATGAATGAAATTAATGAAGGCTTTGTACATCTCCACTCGTATCATCAGAATGCATGTGAG CAATTGCAGAAGCTTATTAACCAATCTactgaggaagagaaggagaatgcTGAAGGAGAGACTACCTCTGAAATGCTTGATAA gCTGATTGTACTGGATGAAGATGCCTCTGAAATTCTGTCAGACTCAG GGTCAGATGAAACAAAAGAGAACCTGTGTCAGATGAGCAAATCTGGTGATCCATGCATCCCTGAAAAAG aattttcaatagattctttggaagaagattttgagagagatttttctttcctGGAGAATTTATCAAGCCCCAGTTCTTCAAGCAGAGGAAATATTATACAGGAATGCCAAACTGCAGCTGATAGTCGCTTTATGGACCTCCCTGTTGAGGAACCTGCAACAGAGGCAAAATCCCTAGTTCACTCATCTGGATTTCTGCCTTCACAACTCCTTGATTTTGGCCTTCATACTGCTGGGGGATTCAATA GTTGGATCGCACAGTCAGAATTTCTAGATCCTTTTTCCAAACCAGAGCCTGAGAAGCAGCAAGGACCTTCCCCTACCTCACCAAAGATGCCACAAAAGT CCGTGGAGAAGACTAGTAGCCAAGACATGTCAGCCTGGTTTAGAGCCTTTGCAGACCTGGATCCTCTTTCAaatccagatgctgttggacgcTCAGATGACGATCTCCTTACTGCATGA
- the ICA1L gene encoding islet cell autoantigen 1-like protein isoform X2: MDTFKQGNLEDQSVVSRMQKKYWKTKQVLIKVTGKKEDEHVVASDAELDAKIEVFHNIQVTCTDLLKTIEKYQQRLNDLSEQENELGLFLKLQADQGEAQIDKMTDATGQALCCSSHQRLALCTALSRLGQELATFSRRAVSDTLLTINRMEQARTEYRGALLWMKDASQELDPDTCKQMETFRKVQMQVRNTKAQFDKLKMDVCQKVDLLGASRCNMLSHGLAVYQMTFLHFCEKTVQKMNEINEGFVHLHSYHQNACEKLINQSTEEEKENAEGETTSEMLDKLIVLDEDASEILSDSGSDETKENLCQMSKSGDPCIPEKEFSIDSLEEDFERDFSFLENLSSPSSSSRGNIIQECQTAADSRFMDLPVEEPATEAKSLVHSSGFLPSQLLDFGLHTAGGFNSWIAQSEFLDPFSKPEPEKQQGPSPTSPKMPQKSVEKTSSQDMSAWFRAFADLDPLSNPDAVGRSDDDLLTA, encoded by the exons ATGGACACCTTCAAGCAAGGCAACCTGGAAGACCAGTCAGTCGTCAGCAGGATGCAGAAAAAatactggaaaacaaaacaagttttAATAAAGGttacaggaaagaaagaagatgagcaTGTGGTAGCATCTGACGCAGAATTAGATGCAAAAATAGAG gttTTTCACAACATTCAAGTGACCTGTACAGATCTTCTGAAGACAATTGAAAAATACCAGCAGAGACTTAATG ATCTATCTGAGCAGGAAAACGAACTAGGgctttttttaaagttgcaaGCAGATCAGGGTGAAGCTCAAATTGACAAGATGACTGATGCCACTGGCCAGGCCCTCTGTTGTTCTTCCCATCAAAG GCTAGCTCTTTGCACGGCTTTGTCTCGCCTCGGACAAGAACTTGCAACCTTTAGTCGGAGGGCTGTGTCAGATACTTTGCTTACAATCAATCGAATGGAGCAGGCACGCACAGAGTATAGAGGGGCTTTGCTGTGGATGAAGGATGCTTCGCAAGAACTGGACCCAGACACTTGCAAACAAATGGAAACATTCAGAAAA GTGCAGATGCAGGTAAGAAATACCAAAGCACAGTTTGATAAGCTGAAGATGGATGTTTGTCAGAAGGTGGATCTTCTTGGAGCCAGCCGCTGTAATATGCTGTCACATGGTCTTGCTGTCTACCAG ATGACCTTTTTGCATTTCTGTGAAAAGACTGTTCAAAAGATGAATGAAATTAATGAAGGCTTTGTACATCTCCACTCGTATCATCAGAATGCATGTGAG AAGCTTATTAACCAATCTactgaggaagagaaggagaatgcTGAAGGAGAGACTACCTCTGAAATGCTTGATAA gCTGATTGTACTGGATGAAGATGCCTCTGAAATTCTGTCAGACTCAG GGTCAGATGAAACAAAAGAGAACCTGTGTCAGATGAGCAAATCTGGTGATCCATGCATCCCTGAAAAAG aattttcaatagattctttggaagaagattttgagagagatttttctttcctGGAGAATTTATCAAGCCCCAGTTCTTCAAGCAGAGGAAATATTATACAGGAATGCCAAACTGCAGCTGATAGTCGCTTTATGGACCTCCCTGTTGAGGAACCTGCAACAGAGGCAAAATCCCTAGTTCACTCATCTGGATTTCTGCCTTCACAACTCCTTGATTTTGGCCTTCATACTGCTGGGGGATTCAATA GTTGGATCGCACAGTCAGAATTTCTAGATCCTTTTTCCAAACCAGAGCCTGAGAAGCAGCAAGGACCTTCCCCTACCTCACCAAAGATGCCACAAAAGT CCGTGGAGAAGACTAGTAGCCAAGACATGTCAGCCTGGTTTAGAGCCTTTGCAGACCTGGATCCTCTTTCAaatccagatgctgttggacgcTCAGATGACGATCTCCTTACTGCATGA
- the ICA1L gene encoding islet cell autoantigen 1-like protein isoform X3, whose translation MDTFKQGNLEDQSVVSRMQKKYWKTKQVLIKVTGKKEDEHVVASDAELDAKIEVFHNIQVTCTDLLKTIEKYQQRLNDLSEQENELGLFLKLQADQGEAQIDKMTDATGQALCCSSHQRLALCTALSRLGQELATFSRRAVSDTLLTINRMEQARTEYRGALLWMKDASQELDPDTCKQMETFRKVQMQVRNTKAQFDKLKMDVCQKVDLLGASRCNMLSHGLAVYQMTFLHFCEKTVQKMNEINEGFVHLHSYHQNACEQLQKLINQSTEEEKENAEGETTSEMLDKLIVLDEDASEILSDSGSDETKENLCQMSKSGDPCIPEKEFSIDSLEEDFERDFSFLENLSSPSSSSRGNIIQECQTAADSRFMDLPVEEPATEAKSLVHSSGFLPSQLLDFGLHTAGGFNSWIAQSEFLDPFSKPEPEKQQGPSPTSPKMPQKCK comes from the exons ATGGACACCTTCAAGCAAGGCAACCTGGAAGACCAGTCAGTCGTCAGCAGGATGCAGAAAAAatactggaaaacaaaacaagttttAATAAAGGttacaggaaagaaagaagatgagcaTGTGGTAGCATCTGACGCAGAATTAGATGCAAAAATAGAG gttTTTCACAACATTCAAGTGACCTGTACAGATCTTCTGAAGACAATTGAAAAATACCAGCAGAGACTTAATG ATCTATCTGAGCAGGAAAACGAACTAGGgctttttttaaagttgcaaGCAGATCAGGGTGAAGCTCAAATTGACAAGATGACTGATGCCACTGGCCAGGCCCTCTGTTGTTCTTCCCATCAAAG GCTAGCTCTTTGCACGGCTTTGTCTCGCCTCGGACAAGAACTTGCAACCTTTAGTCGGAGGGCTGTGTCAGATACTTTGCTTACAATCAATCGAATGGAGCAGGCACGCACAGAGTATAGAGGGGCTTTGCTGTGGATGAAGGATGCTTCGCAAGAACTGGACCCAGACACTTGCAAACAAATGGAAACATTCAGAAAA GTGCAGATGCAGGTAAGAAATACCAAAGCACAGTTTGATAAGCTGAAGATGGATGTTTGTCAGAAGGTGGATCTTCTTGGAGCCAGCCGCTGTAATATGCTGTCACATGGTCTTGCTGTCTACCAG ATGACCTTTTTGCATTTCTGTGAAAAGACTGTTCAAAAGATGAATGAAATTAATGAAGGCTTTGTACATCTCCACTCGTATCATCAGAATGCATGTGAG CAATTGCAGAAGCTTATTAACCAATCTactgaggaagagaaggagaatgcTGAAGGAGAGACTACCTCTGAAATGCTTGATAA gCTGATTGTACTGGATGAAGATGCCTCTGAAATTCTGTCAGACTCAG GGTCAGATGAAACAAAAGAGAACCTGTGTCAGATGAGCAAATCTGGTGATCCATGCATCCCTGAAAAAG aattttcaatagattctttggaagaagattttgagagagatttttctttcctGGAGAATTTATCAAGCCCCAGTTCTTCAAGCAGAGGAAATATTATACAGGAATGCCAAACTGCAGCTGATAGTCGCTTTATGGACCTCCCTGTTGAGGAACCTGCAACAGAGGCAAAATCCCTAGTTCACTCATCTGGATTTCTGCCTTCACAACTCCTTGATTTTGGCCTTCATACTGCTGGGGGATTCAATA GTTGGATCGCACAGTCAGAATTTCTAGATCCTTTTTCCAAACCAGAGCCTGAGAAGCAGCAAGGACCTTCCCCTACCTCACCAAAGATGCCACAAAAGTGTAAGTGA